Proteins found in one Lycium ferocissimum isolate CSIRO_LF1 chromosome 6, AGI_CSIRO_Lferr_CH_V1, whole genome shotgun sequence genomic segment:
- the LOC132061183 gene encoding uncharacterized protein LOC132061183 — MKEVEKTTTAVATSIDNPTLPQSDEQVKQPTETTMGIAEEAQQPPVAAQNAQSWATVVAGTNLQQRISSGLGTPIYADDCTTNITRISFARVLIEMDITKPLPKSMPVQTLMGEVIEQEIAYDWEPQYYEKCLKIGHNCLDKPMPTPHGLSQPQPDPPPKPNPKTHQRHYQRDQKQYQQWRNKGNEQQMVRKPVPQRQTTNQDGWIEVNTKACTAKSPTSGVGDERKVSIGNGFNILQQKDNQPEMGQSSKEAGDYEHRTQDNRAGTTINKITPGWDWITNTTTICRSRIWLIWDPRLVVVTEVTRNPQALMMDVRVALWDHLRDQDNRTNRPWLLMGYYNAILEVDDRVLGFAIPYNEIRDFREFLEDITEAEILGRDYTWTNTHVYSRIDRALVNS, encoded by the exons ATGAAAGAAGTGGAAAAAACTACCACTGCAGTGGCGACCTCGATTGATAACCCAACCCTCCCTCAATCAGATGAGCAGGTCAAGCAGCCAACGGAAACCACGATGGGAATAGCAGAGGAAGCACAACAGCCGCCAGTAGCTGCACAAAACGCTCAGTCCTGGGCAACTGTTGTAGCAGGAACAAATTTGCAACAAAGG ATCAGTAGTGGTCTAGGTACACCTATCTATGCGGATGACTGTACCACCAATATCACTAGGATCTCATTTGCAAGAGTTCTTATTGAAATGGATATAACGAAGCCTTTACCTAAAAGCATGCCAGTACAAACCCTTATGGGTGAAGTGATTGAACAGGAGATTGCATACGATTGGGAACCTCAATACTATGAGAAATGTCTAAAAATTGGTCACAACTGCCTTGACAAGCCTATGCCAACACCACATGGCCTATCCCAACCTCAACCCGACCCACCACCTAAACCAAACCCCAAAACTCATCAAAGACACTATCAGAGGGATCAAAAGCAGTATCAACAATGGAGAAATAAGGGGAATGAACAACAAATGGTGAGAAAGCCTGTCCCCCAAAGGCAGACTACAAATCAGGATGGCTGGATAGAGGTGAATACTAAGGCGTGTACTGCTAAGTCACCAACATCAGGGGTAGGAGATGAAAGAAAAGTTTCCATTGGGAATGGTTTCAACATACTACAGCAGAAGGATAACCAGCCAGAGATGGGTCAAAGTAGCAAAGAAGCAGGTGACTATG AGCACAGGACACAGGACAATAGGGCTGGTACTACTATAAACAAAATTACACCAGGATGGGACTGGATCACAAATACTACTACCATATGTAGGAGCAGAATCTGGCTGATATGGGACCCGAGATTAGTGGTGGTTACTGAAGTTACTAGAAATCCACAAGCATTAATGATGGATGTTAG AGTGGCATTGTGGGATCATCTAAGAGACCAGGACAATAGAACAAATAGGCCATGGCTTCTAATGGGTTATTACAATGCTATTTTGGAGGTAGATGATAGAGTGTTGGGATTCGCTATTCCATATAATGAAATAAGGGATTTTAGGGAGTTCCTAGAGGATATCACCGAGGCAGAGATTTTGGGAAGAGACTACACATGGACAAACACCCATGTTTACAGTAGAATAGATAGAGCCTTAGTGAATTCTTAA
- the LOC132061184 gene encoding agamous-like MADS-box protein AGL80: MTRSRVNLALIEDITERKISYKKRQKGYLKKAQELSTLCDVETATVVYSPYHDEPNVFPNHEAVTNTFIKFRELPELEKFQNMATLKDVIKKRIEKLENQLSKVRKENRVKEFTNKMHEVLNGKDIPTDIKPYDLNDLSYVINETLKRVREVMKIKVDGEDFTSNAPGMIPPVAPITMASPSHSPMIAPSMSALAFPPMTPLMDPSMNVPQIGASMPMNNYQRYSYDYPQSPPLSEMFNWNDDVVDFFDDISFNNNVQDSNNDKNI, from the coding sequence ATGACTAGATCGAGAGTGAATCTTGCTTTGATTGAAGATATAACCGAGAGGAAAATCTCAtacaaaaaaagacaaaaaggaTACTTGAAAAAGGCCCAAGAACTCAGTACCCTATGTGATGTTGAGACTGCTACCGTTGTCTATAGTCCATACCACGATGAACCTAACgtatttccaaatcatgaagCTGTTACCAATACTTTTATAAAGTTTAGGGAACTGCCAGAGTtggaaaaatttcaaaatatggcgACACTAAAAGATGTCATCAAGAAAAGGATTGAGAAGTTGGAGAATCAATTGTCAAAGGTAAGGAAGGAGAACAGGGTGAAGGAGTTCACGAACAAGATGCATGAAGTGTTGAATGGAAAAGATATTCCCACTGACATTAAACCTTACGATCTCAATGATCTGAGTTATGTGATCAATGAAACCCTTAAACGGGTACGTGAAGTGATGAAAATAAAGGTTGATGGAGAGGATTTTACATCAAATGCTCCTGGAATGATCCCTCCAGTGGCTCCAATAACAATGGCTTCCCCAAGTCATTCACCAATGATAGCTCCTTCAATGTCTGCTCTAGCATTTCCTCCAATGACACCATTAATGGACCCCTCAATGAATGTCCCCCAAATTGGTGCATCAATGCCAATGAATAACTACCAAAGATATTCCTATGACTATCCACAGAGTCCTCCATTGTCTGAGATGTTTAACTGGAATGATGATGTTGTGGATTTTTTTGATGATATATCATTCAACAACAATGTTCAAGACTCCAACAACGACAAAAATATCTAA